CCTCACCGAGGGACGCGATGGCAATTCCGTCCAGGATGTCGTAGCGGTCATTGAACAGCACCTCGGTCACACTTACGAGCGCGGCGTCGAGTTCGTCCTGTTGCAGCAACTCGGCGAGTTTCGACGGTGTCACAAAAACGACCTGCTCCTCGAGTCCGCGGGTGAGCGGCACGGCGTTGAGGTACGGCACGGAACCGACACGAAACGGCGCCAGAGATTCGCTGAGATTGTCCTCGCGTTGCAACTGCGCGGCGCGCTGCTCCCGCTCGAAGCGATGTGCCAGTTCCTCCGGTGAATCGGCCGGCGCCATGCGCAGTCTGGGTGTCTCGTCTGTCATGCGTGCAAACTCTACTGCAATGACCCGGGGCCGCAAAGCTGCAATGACATGCCGAATACGACCCGCGCGGCGTTGACATAAGCCTCACGTGGAACAAAACTCCGGTCAGCCGCCGTCCTCATGAAATCAGTCGTCTTCGCCATTCTTGCTCTGGCCTGTGCCGTTGCGCGCGGGGCGGACAAGACCAATGCGCCGCCATTTGAAATTCGCGGGACACTCCCGTGGCACAATTTTCTTTCCGGTCCGACGGCCTGGAACGAATCGGACTATCGCGCGTATCTTGATCTGCTCGCCACCAACGGACTGAACTTCGTCGGCTTTCACTGCTACACGGGCGGTGGCGAGCGATACGTTTCATACGTCGAACCCATCATCCGCGTGCAGTATCGCGACGTGCTGCCCGAAGCGGCCTTCGACACTTCGCTGACTTCGCGCTGGGGCTACCGGCCACTGGCCGTAAAGGACTTCGTGTTTGGCACGGACAAACCCTTCAAACTGCCGGCCGGCGCGGAGGCGTTCGGCGCGGACAATGCCGTCACCGCGCACACCAAGGAAGAACGCTATCGCAATGCTCACGACCTGATGCGGAAGGTGATTGCGATGGCCCATGCGCGCGGCATCCAGGTGGCCATCGGCTTTGAATTCGGAGTCCATCCGCCCGAACTCGCCTCGGTCGTTCCGTCTGATTCGCGCATTCCCGGCGCATTGATCCCCGATCCGACGCACCCGGCGAACATTGAAATCCTTCACTCCGAGCTTGACGACATTCTGCATGAATATCCCGGCGTGGATTGGATATGGCTCTGGTTGCACGAACATTCGATGTATGTCGCACCTCCTTCACTCAACGGACGATTCGCGGAATTCGTCCAGCAGGAGAGAACCAATTTCGACTATGTCACGAATTGGAAGGATGCGTTCATCGGCCTCTGGTCCCTGGTGCAAATCCGGCAGGCACACGATTATCTTGCAGTTCACTCGCCGCGGACACGGCTGGTCATTGGCGGTTGGGGAGGAAATCTTCAATTGCCCCCCATCCTGCGGGGACTGGACCGCGCCCTGCCCACAAACATCGTGTTCAGTTGCCTGAATCCGAACATGGGCAGAGAGGGCAACGAGTCCGCCCTCGCGGAGATTGCTTCGCATCGTCCGGTTTGGGCGATTCCCTGGTTCGAAGGGGATTCCGCGCTGTGGCATCTGCAATTGCGCGCCGCCTCGGTGAGCGCGCAGGTCAAAGCAGCTTACAAGGACAAATTTGCCGGCATTGTTGGCATCCACTGGCGCACCGAGGAAATCCTGCCGAATCTCGAAGCTTTTGCCATCACCGCGCGCGATCCCGAACATGCTCCGTCCGCCGAGGAACTTTACCGGCTGCATTGCGTCCGGCGGTACGGAGAGGCTTCCGGGGAAGTTGCCCCATTGCTGCTGCGTTTGGAGCAGGACGGTCAGCTCGGAAACGTCCGCTCTGCGGAATATTATCCGTACGATCCCGGCTGGGGTCGCGTGTCACCAGAACTGACGGAGAAACTGACGAACGCGATTGATCTCGTCCAACGGCTGGAGAGTTCTCTTCCGGCAACATCCCCGCATCGCACGAACCTCGATTGGCTGGCGGACAATTTTCGGTTCACCCTCTTACTTGACACAGTGGGCCGCAAAATGGAGTCCGCTTACGTTTTGAAATACAAATCGTTCCTCGGTACGACGCATGCCGGCGCACTGAAGACGGACGCACGAGCCGCCCGGAAGCAACTGGATGCCGCTCCAATGAAGGAGCTCTTCCAAACGTTTGCGCGGCGCGTCCGCTCACGCGGCGAACTGGGCGAACTCAGCTCACTCAACCAGAAAGTCTGGACGGAGTTTCGCGAGCTGGACCAATTCCTGACCGCCGCGGGTGCGCCGGCGAAATGATTCGATCTGCTTGGCGCTGATCACGCCGACCACGCTGACCAGTGGCGTCAGAGTTGCGACGGGAATTTGCGGACGCGACACCCTCCCGATGGCGCAAGAAATACGTGAATCACGGCTCTCGTTTGGGCGCGACCTTCTCGATGGCGATGCGGCCGCTGTAAAAATCATCGAACAACGCGTAAGCCTCGGGATCGTATTTCTTGAGACCATCGGGTCCGTTCCCGGGTTTGGGGCCGGTCATGTGCAAATCGCCGTGCGTCCCGAAATACCACATCGTCAGTTCGGCGAAGAATTCATCGGTGTTCGATCCGGCGTAGGAATCTCTCCAGCGCCCGGCGGCGAGCGAACGTCTGAACTGTTCGTCGAACCGCGCTCGCACCGACCGCTGAATGCCGTGATTGCGGATGTTGTGCGAGAATTCGTGGAGACAGATGTCGCGTCCGCGATAACGGTCCTTCTCCAGTTGCAGCAGGTTCTCCTCGCCGCACGAAGTCAGCAAGCCGCCCATGCCTCGCGTGCGCTCGTCGCGTGTCAGGCCGTGATATTCCGCCAGCGGCTTGCCCTTGTCGTGCCGCCACTCCGGCAAATCCGTCGTGACCTGGTCGCGTCCGATGATGTGCAACTCCGCGCCCGCGGCAGTCAGATTGGAAACCGCCATCGGCAGATGCGCGAGCAGCCGGCTCAACCGATCGTAAGCCGCGAACAACGCTTCGTCCGCCACCACCTGATGCGCCTTGATGGGAATGCCGTTAAAATCGAGCTGCTTGGAAAAGAAATCCTGCGCCGGCGGGTTGAGGAGGACGATCGCAGGCCGGGCGTTTGTGCCGCTGTCGGCCAGGAGATTTGGGTTCAA
This is a stretch of genomic DNA from Candidatus Angelobacter sp.. It encodes these proteins:
- a CDS encoding MqnA/MqnD/SBP family protein, with product MTDETPRLRMAPADSPEELAHRFEREQRAAQLQREDNLSESLAPFRVGSVPYLNAVPLTRGLEEQVVFVTPSKLAELLQQDELDAALVSVTEVLFNDRYDILDGIAIASLGE